A single window of Lutzomyia longipalpis isolate SR_M1_2022 chromosome 1, ASM2433408v1 DNA harbors:
- the LOC129796831 gene encoding opsin-1-like: MAAFAEPHFSAYTAYGSGGGGAGFGNVTVVDRVPPEMLSMVDAHWYQFPPMNPLWHAILGFTIGVLGLVSCIGNGVVIYIFTTTKPLRTPSNLLVVNLAFSDFFMMFTMAPPMVINCYHETWTYGPLMCEIYAMLGSLFGCASIWTMTMIAFDRYNVIVKGLSAKPMTNNGALLRIMGIWVFALGWTLAPMFGWNRYVPEGNMTACGTDYLSKDWKSRSYILVYSIFVYYSPLLLIIYSYFFIVQAVAAHEKNMREQAKKMNVASLRSSEAANTSAECKLAKVALMTITLWFCAWTPYLIINYTGIFEMATISPLATIWGSLFAKANAVYNPIVYGISHPKYRAALYKKFPSLACNDPADDTASVASGATAVSEEKPAA, translated from the exons aTGGCAGCCTTTGCTGAACCACATTTTAGTGCATACACCGCGTATGGAtctggtggtggtggtgctgGATTTGGAAATGTTACAGTGGTTGATAGAGTACCACCGGAAATGTTATCCATG gTTGACGCACATTGGTACCAATTCCCTCCGATGAACCCACTATGGCATGCAATTTTGGGATTCACAATTGGAGTTTTAGGACTTGTATCGTGCATTGGCAATGGCGTTGTCATTTATATCTTCACAACAACCAAGCCACTCCGAACTCCCTCAAATCTCCTTGTAGTAAACTTGGCCTTTTCGGATTTCTTTATGATGTTTACAATGGCACCTCCAATGGTGATTAATTGCTACCACGAAACATGGACCTACGGACCATTGATGTGTGAAATTTACGCTATGCTGGGATCACTCTTTGGATGTGCCTCGATCTGGACTATGACTATGATTGCCTTTGATCGGTACAATGTTATCGTGAAGGGCTTAAGTGCTAAACCCATGACTAACAATGGGGCTCTCCTGCGCATAATGGGAATCTGGGTGTTTGCCCTTGGATGGACACTCGCACCAATGTTTGGATGGAATCGCTATGTGCCCGAAGGCAATATGACTGCCTGTGGCACAGACTACCTCTCCAAGGATTGGAAGAGCCGCTCCTACATTCTCGTTTACTCCATCTTCGTGTACTACAGCCCACTTCTCCTGATTATCTACTCATACTTCTTCATTGTACAAGCTGTGGCAGctcatgagaaaaatatgcGAGAACAGGCAAAGAAGATGAATGTTGCATCCCTGCGCTCATCGGAAGCAGCTAACACAAGTGCCGAATGCAAACTTGCCAAAGTTGCTCTTATGACAATTACTCTTTGGTTCTGTGCTTGGACTCCATATTTGATAATTAACTACACTGGAATCTTCGAAATGGCCACCATTAGTCCACTTGCAACAATCTGGGGATCACTCTTTGCCAAGGCAAATGCTGTGTACAACCCAATTGTCTACGGGATTAGCCATCCAAAATATAGAGCTGCTCTCTACAAGAAGTTCCCATCTCTTGCCTGCAATGACCCAGCTGATGATACAGCTTCCGTTGCATCAGGAGCTACTGCTGTGTCAGAGGAAAAGCCAGCAGCATAA